Proteins encoded together in one Triticum dicoccoides isolate Atlit2015 ecotype Zavitan chromosome 7B, WEW_v2.0, whole genome shotgun sequence window:
- the LOC119336064 gene encoding lactoylglutathione lyase-like — MATGSDAGKSAEAVLEWPKQDKKRMLHAVYRVGDLDRTIKCYTECFGMKLLRKRDVPEEKYTNAFLGYGPEDTNFALELTYNYGVDKYDIGAGFGHFAIANEDVYKLSETIKSSDCCKITREPGPVKGGSTVIAFAQDPDGYMFELIQRGPTPEPLCQVMLRVGDLDRAIMFYEKALGMKLLRKKDVPQYKYTIAMMGYAEEDKTTVLELTYNYGVTEYNKGNAYAQVAIGTDDVYKSAEAVELVTKELGGKILRQPGPLPGLNTKITSFLDPDGWKVVLVDHADFLKELH, encoded by the exons ATGGCTACTGGTAGTGATGCTGGAAAGTCCGCTGAGGCAGTGTTGGAGTGGCCTAAGCAGGACAAAAAGAGGATGCTGCATGCTGTTTACCGTGTGGGAGATCTCGACCGCACCATTAA GTGTTACACAGAATGCTTTGGGATGAAGCTGCTGAGGAAAAGAGATGTCCCAGAAGAGAAGTACACCAATGCCTTCCTTGGATATGGACCTGAGGATACTAATTTTGCACTTGAGCTGACTTACA ATTATGGTGTTGACAAGTACGACATTGGAGCTGGCTTTGGACATTTTGCCATCGCAAATGAGGAT GTGTACAAGCTGTCTGAGACAATTAAATCATCTGATTGTTGTAAGATCACTCGTGAACCTGGTCCTGTCAAGGGAGGGTCCACTGTGATTGCCTTTGCACAAGACCCAGATGGTTACATGTTTGAGCTTATCCAGAGGGGTCCGACGCCTGAGCCTCTCTGTCAAGTTATGCTTCGTGTTGGTGACCTTGATCGGGCTATCATGTTCTACGAGAAG GCCCTTGGGATGAAGCTTCTGAGGAAGAAGGATGTGCCTCAGTATAag TACACTATTGCCATGATGGGCTATGCTGAGGAGGACAAGACCACTGTTCTGGAGTTGACATACAACTATGGTGTCACGGAATATAACAAGGGCAATGCATATGCTCAG GTTGCTATTGGCACTGACGATGTGTACAAGAGCGCTGAAGCAGTTGAGCTGGTTACCAAAGAACTAGGTGGAAAGATTCTAAGGCAGCCAGGGCCACTGCCGGGGCTGAACACCAAAATCACCTCTTTCCTTGACCCAGATGGCTGGAAAGTG GTTCTGGTGGATCATGCGGACTTCCTCAAGGAGCTGCACTGA